A portion of the Calothrix sp. 336/3 genome contains these proteins:
- a CDS encoding DNA-directed RNA polymerase subunit beta'', with protein MTNEKHIFRNRVVDKGQLRNLISWSFTNYGTARTAVMADKLKDLGFRYATRAGVSISVDDLMVPPSKRNLLDAAEAEIQATQERYQRGEITEVERFQKVIDTWNGTSEALKDEVVTHFKKTNPLNSVYMMAFSGARGNISQVRQLVGMRGLMADPQGEIIDLPIKTNFREGLTVTEYIISSYGARKGLVDTALRTADSGYLTRRLVDVSQDVIIREFDCGTTRGIPLRAMTEGSKILIKLSTRLVGRVINVDVVHPETGELIAARNTPVCDDLAIAIEKAGVEEVVVRSPLTCEAARSVCQHCYGWSLAHAKMVDLGEAVGIIAAQSIGEPGTQLTMRTFHTGGVFTGEVAKQVRAEMDCVVKFPKRLRTRPFRTRHGEDALYIEMNGHITIEPTEAGKKAEDISVTQGSTLYITDSQKVKQGQLIAEVALGGRTTRVNTEKAVKDVASDLAGEVKFADVVAEQKTDRQGNTTTTAARGGLIWILGGEVYNLPPGAELVVKNGDRISSNGVLAETKLTTLHGGVVRLPEATPGKSTREIEIITASVVLDQATVTAQSTQGRNNYLVTTGNNQVFNLRATPGTKVQNGQVVAELIDDRYRTTTGGMLKFAGVEVQKKGKAKQGYEVVQGGTLLWIPEESHEVNKDISLLLVEDGQYVNAGDEVVKDIFCQNSGVVEVTQKNDILREVVIKPGELLMVDDPEAVMSKDNTFVQAGEELLGQTVTELRYIQYVETPEGPALISRPVVEFAVPTSPDVPSTTSVSQQTGRSIQMRAVQRLPYKDSERVKSVEGVELLRTQLVLEIEQEGEQDHNTSPLAADIELVPDTENSEVQRLQLVILESLILRRDITADATQGSTQTNLEVQDGDTIAPGAVVARTQILCKEGGIVRGVQKGSENVRRCLVLRQQDLVRKQANAQPRVKVGELIVAGTEILPGVFAEESGQVVEVKSPGTASTTEEGALATQNYSVTVRLGRPYRVSPGAVLQVEDGDLVQRGDNLVLLVFERAKTGDIIQGLPRIEELLEARKPKEACLLAKRSGELKVVYGDGDEAIAAKIIESNGVVTDYTLGPGQNLIFPDGAHIDAGDTLTDGPSNPHEILETFFNLGSEDGIYACASHALQKVQTFLVNEVQSVYQSQGIDIADKHIEVIVRQMTNKVRVDDGGDTTMLPGELVELRQIEQVNEAMAITGGARAQYTPVLLGITKASLNTDSFISAASFQETTRVLTEAAIEGKSDWLRGLKENVIIGRLIPAGTGYNTYDEPGIVDDYTDVMNSNVLDEVDDPLDMVLDDRTARNYNLEVAPIVEGNYGGSVKRSGSILDDDEDLIAGEVSDLIDEEDYDDDDGDDGDDDEDDFDDD; from the coding sequence ATGACTAACGAAAAGCATATTTTTCGCAATCGCGTCGTTGACAAAGGTCAACTGAGAAATTTAATTTCCTGGTCGTTTACAAATTATGGAACGGCGCGGACTGCGGTAATGGCGGATAAGCTGAAGGATTTAGGTTTCCGCTATGCGACTAGAGCTGGTGTATCCATCAGTGTGGATGATTTGATGGTTCCTCCCTCCAAGCGCAATCTTTTAGATGCCGCAGAAGCGGAGATTCAAGCCACCCAAGAGCGTTATCAACGTGGTGAAATTACTGAGGTAGAACGCTTCCAAAAGGTAATTGATACTTGGAATGGAACCTCGGAAGCGCTCAAAGATGAGGTGGTGACTCACTTCAAGAAGACAAATCCCCTGAATTCCGTGTACATGATGGCATTCTCTGGAGCGCGGGGAAACATTTCCCAGGTGCGGCAGTTAGTAGGAATGCGGGGATTGATGGCTGACCCCCAAGGGGAAATCATTGACTTACCGATTAAAACCAACTTTCGAGAAGGCTTAACGGTTACTGAGTATATTATTTCATCCTATGGAGCGCGGAAAGGTCTGGTAGATACGGCGCTACGGACGGCAGACTCTGGTTACTTAACCCGACGTTTGGTGGACGTTTCCCAGGATGTGATTATTCGGGAATTTGACTGCGGAACAACTCGCGGTATTCCCCTACGGGCGATGACTGAAGGAAGTAAGATTTTAATTAAGTTGTCAACCCGTTTGGTGGGGAGAGTTATCAACGTCGATGTTGTACATCCAGAAACAGGGGAATTAATTGCTGCCAGAAATACTCCTGTTTGCGATGACTTGGCGATCGCCATTGAAAAGGCAGGAGTTGAGGAAGTTGTTGTGCGATCGCCGCTCACCTGTGAAGCAGCTCGCAGTGTCTGCCAACATTGTTATGGCTGGAGTCTAGCCCATGCCAAGATGGTAGACTTGGGCGAAGCGGTGGGAATTATTGCCGCTCAAAGTATTGGGGAACCAGGTACCCAACTCACCATGCGGACTTTCCACACAGGAGGTGTATTCACCGGGGAAGTCGCAAAACAGGTGCGAGCCGAAATGGACTGTGTAGTGAAATTCCCCAAACGTCTACGCACAAGACCCTTCCGAACCCGTCATGGGGAAGATGCTCTCTACATCGAAATGAATGGTCATATCACCATTGAACCCACAGAAGCGGGGAAAAAAGCTGAGGATATTTCCGTTACCCAAGGTTCAACTTTATACATTACCGACAGTCAAAAGGTGAAACAGGGTCAGTTAATCGCTGAGGTTGCCCTCGGTGGACGAACTACCCGCGTCAACACAGAAAAAGCTGTGAAGGATGTAGCTTCTGACCTCGCAGGGGAAGTTAAATTCGCTGATGTGGTGGCAGAACAAAAAACCGATCGCCAAGGTAACACCACAACCACAGCTGCTAGAGGTGGTTTGATTTGGATTTTGGGAGGAGAAGTTTATAACTTGCCCCCTGGTGCAGAATTAGTCGTCAAGAATGGCGATCGCATCAGTAGTAATGGAGTCCTAGCAGAAACCAAGCTCACTACATTACATGGTGGTGTTGTGCGCCTACCAGAAGCTACCCCTGGCAAATCCACCAGAGAAATTGAAATTATCACTGCCTCCGTTGTTCTTGACCAAGCTACTGTCACCGCCCAGAGCACCCAAGGTCGCAACAACTACCTCGTCACCACTGGCAATAACCAAGTCTTCAACCTTCGAGCAACTCCAGGCACGAAAGTGCAAAATGGTCAAGTAGTTGCTGAATTAATTGATGACCGCTACCGCACCACTACAGGGGGGATGCTGAAGTTTGCAGGTGTGGAAGTTCAGAAGAAGGGTAAAGCAAAACAGGGCTATGAAGTCGTGCAGGGCGGAACCTTACTTTGGATTCCCGAAGAAAGTCACGAAGTCAACAAAGATATCTCCCTGTTGTTGGTAGAGGATGGTCAATACGTCAATGCTGGGGATGAAGTCGTCAAAGACATTTTCTGTCAGAACAGTGGCGTAGTAGAAGTCACTCAGAAAAACGATATTCTGCGGGAAGTAGTGATTAAGCCCGGTGAATTGCTCATGGTGGATGACCCCGAAGCTGTGATGAGCAAAGATAATACCTTTGTGCAAGCAGGGGAAGAATTATTAGGGCAGACAGTCACCGAATTGCGGTATATCCAATATGTGGAAACTCCCGAAGGTCCAGCGCTGATCAGTCGTCCTGTGGTTGAATTTGCCGTACCCACTAGTCCTGATGTGCCTTCTACTACTTCTGTAAGTCAGCAAACAGGACGTTCGATTCAAATGCGGGCAGTACAAAGACTACCCTACAAAGATTCCGAACGTGTGAAATCAGTGGAAGGGGTAGAACTTTTACGGACACAGTTAGTATTAGAAATTGAACAGGAAGGGGAACAAGACCACAACACTTCTCCCCTAGCGGCTGATATTGAATTGGTTCCAGATACCGAGAATTCCGAAGTTCAACGTTTACAGTTGGTAATTCTGGAGTCCTTGATTTTACGTCGAGATATCACCGCAGATGCCACCCAAGGCAGTACCCAAACTAACTTGGAAGTTCAAGATGGTGATACCATCGCTCCGGGAGCAGTGGTTGCTCGTACACAAATCCTCTGTAAGGAAGGGGGAATTGTGCGAGGGGTACAAAAAGGAAGTGAGAATGTCCGACGTTGCCTAGTACTACGTCAACAGGATTTAGTCAGAAAACAAGCCAATGCCCAACCTCGGGTGAAAGTTGGTGAGTTAATTGTTGCGGGTACGGAAATTCTCCCTGGTGTGTTTGCTGAGGAATCAGGGCAAGTTGTGGAAGTCAAGAGTCCAGGGACTGCATCCACTACCGAAGAAGGGGCACTGGCAACTCAAAACTACAGTGTCACCGTGCGTCTTGGTCGTCCCTATCGCGTCAGCCCAGGGGCAGTTTTACAGGTAGAAGATGGAGACTTAGTACAACGGGGTGATAACCTGGTACTGCTGGTGTTTGAACGCGCCAAAACTGGAGACATCATCCAAGGTTTGCCGAGAATTGAAGAACTTCTGGAAGCACGGAAGCCCAAGGAAGCTTGTCTTTTAGCAAAACGTAGCGGAGAGTTGAAGGTTGTTTATGGTGATGGCGATGAGGCGATCGCTGCCAAAATCATCGAATCTAACGGCGTAGTCACAGACTATACCCTCGGACCTGGACAAAACCTGATATTCCCGGATGGTGCCCACATCGATGCAGGTGATACCCTGACTGATGGTCCATCTAATCCCCATGAAATCCTGGAAACATTCTTTAACTTGGGTTCTGAGGATGGTATCTATGCCTGTGCTAGCCACGCATTACAAAAAGTCCAAACCTTCCTAGTTAACGAAGTCCAATCTGTTTACCAGTCCCAAGGGATTGATATCGCCGACAAACATATTGAAGTTATCGTCCGCCAAATGACTAACAAAGTCCGGGTAGATGATGGTGGTGATACCACTATGCTTCCTGGTGAGTTGGTAGAGCTACGACAAATTGAACAGGTGAATGAAGCGATGGCAATTACTGGTGGGGCACGGGCACAATATACCCCCGTACTTCTCGGTATTACCAAAGCATCTTTAAATACCGATAGCTTTATCTCTGCGGCATCTTTCCAAGAAACCACCCGTGTCTTAACAGAAGCAGCTATTGAAGGGAAGTCAGACTGGCTACGTGGTTTGAAGGAAAACGTAATTATTGGACGCTTGATTCCTGCGGGTACGGGCTACAATACTTACGATGAGCCTGGTATCGTCGATGACTATACCGATGTGATGAATAGTAATGTCCTAGATGAGGTTGATGACCCCTTGGACATGGTACTGGATGACCGCACAGCTCGCAACTACAATTTAGAGGTTGCACCCATTGTCGAGGGTAATTATGGCGGTAGCGTCAAACGTAGTGGTTCTATCTTAGATGATGATGAGGATTTAATTGCTGGTGAAGTCAGCGATCTCATTGATGAAGAAGACTACGATGATGACGATGGTGATGATGGTGACGATGATGAAGATGATTTTGATGATGATTAA
- the glcD gene encoding glycolate oxidase subunit GlcD codes for MLTQNIHPGKWQPLIKELEKVLGKNAVVKRREELLTYECDGLASYCQEPALAVLPRTTEQVAAAIQICNKYSVPFIARGSGTGLSGGALPVEDCVLIVTSLMRQILNVDLDNQRVVVQPGVINNWVTQTVSGAGFYYAPDPSSQIICSIGGNVAENSGGVHCLKYGVTTNHVLGLKIVTATGEIVELGGQIPETPGYDLTGVFVGSEGTLGVATEITLRILKSAESICVLLADFTNIEAAGATVSDIISAGIIPGGMEIMDNLSINAVEDVVKTNCYPRDAAAILLVEIDGLAVEVATNKQQVIDICRQNGARNVTSASDPDTRLKLWKGRKAAFAAAGHVSPDYYVQDGVIPRTQLPFVLKEIEALSEKSGYRIANVFHAGDGNLHPLILYDNSIPGELEKVEEVGGEILKLCVRVGGSISGEHGIGAEKRCYMPEMFTDIDLDTMQWVRQVFNPQGLANPGKIFPTPRTCGEAAKVTGKQESKFTNIPGVERF; via the coding sequence ATGCTTACCCAAAATATCCACCCAGGTAAATGGCAACCTTTAATTAAAGAACTGGAAAAAGTACTTGGAAAAAATGCGGTAGTAAAGCGCCGAGAAGAGCTTCTCACCTACGAATGCGACGGTTTAGCGAGTTACTGTCAAGAACCTGCCCTTGCGGTATTACCACGCACTACAGAGCAGGTTGCCGCAGCGATACAAATCTGCAATAAGTACTCTGTGCCTTTTATTGCTCGTGGTTCGGGGACAGGTTTATCTGGTGGTGCTTTGCCCGTAGAAGATTGCGTATTAATCGTTACTTCCTTAATGCGCCAAATCCTGAATGTAGATTTAGATAATCAACGGGTTGTCGTGCAACCAGGGGTAATTAACAACTGGGTGACACAAACGGTGAGCGGTGCGGGTTTTTACTATGCACCCGATCCATCCAGCCAAATTATCTGCTCCATTGGTGGCAACGTTGCCGAAAATTCTGGGGGTGTGCATTGTTTAAAATATGGTGTGACAACAAATCATGTTTTAGGTTTAAAAATAGTCACCGCAACTGGCGAAATAGTCGAATTAGGGGGGCAAATTCCCGAAACACCTGGTTATGATTTAACAGGGGTTTTTGTCGGTTCAGAAGGAACCTTGGGAGTTGCCACAGAAATTACTTTGCGAATTCTCAAAAGTGCTGAATCCATCTGTGTTTTATTAGCTGATTTCACCAACATTGAAGCCGCAGGGGCGACGGTTTCTGATATCATCAGTGCCGGGATTATTCCAGGGGGTATGGAAATTATGGATAATCTCAGTATTAATGCTGTTGAGGATGTTGTTAAAACTAATTGTTATCCCCGTGATGCGGCAGCAATTTTGTTAGTGGAAATCGACGGTTTAGCGGTAGAAGTGGCAACGAATAAACAACAAGTGATAGATATTTGTCGGCAAAATGGTGCCAGAAATGTTACCTCTGCCAGTGACCCCGATACCAGGTTAAAATTATGGAAGGGTCGAAAAGCTGCCTTTGCTGCTGCTGGTCATGTCAGTCCTGATTATTATGTTCAAGATGGGGTAATTCCTCGCACTCAACTACCCTTTGTCTTGAAAGAAATTGAAGCTTTAAGTGAAAAGTCTGGTTACAGAATTGCAAACGTCTTTCATGCAGGTGACGGGAATTTACATCCCCTAATTCTCTATGATAATTCCATCCCTGGAGAATTAGAAAAGGTTGAAGAAGTGGGGGGAGAAATCCTGAAGCTCTGCGTGCGTGTCGGTGGTAGTATTTCCGGTGAACATGGTATCGGTGCAGAGAAAAGATGCTATATGCCAGAGATGTTTACTGATATTGATTTAGATACCATGCAATGGGTGAGACAAGTTTTCAATCCCCAAGGTTTAGCCAATCCTGGGAAAATTTTCCCCACTCCCCGCACCTGTGGAGAAGCAGCGAAAGTAACGGGTAAGCAGGAGAGTAAATTTACAAATATTCCTGGTGTGGAAAGATTCTAA
- a CDS encoding ATP-binding protein: MEMNSSELIADLSQSCWQDAEVRIDAQPFHPQMDDIYGDGEASLFFVVDVFGDREFRYLGIDTNHASWRSLNTEEVQNKTPEDIFAPIDAAQVRQHYLDCVSHGQTIVYEECLRLQGMLTWWQTTLTPLQDENSRIYRLIGSSVDITQSKQTSKAQLQQQIYLWQRSHKYTEHLSNIIEVLRDNLDVNQALSIVLQQLAQLFTGERCYIELYDRAMSQVAIAYEYSKISSPNPETPKTIGDFADIYQPLLQKKPLQLREVLRNWHPQVLIVNQLACPIFDAQGMIGNLWLVRNTQKEWDITEINLVQQVANQCAIALRKSEFMAIVKHQSQELGTLEHLKNEFLRTLSHELRTPITSISLAVQTLETVLRHQGVLEQDIVPQLLQILHTECHRESKLINDLLTLTYLEAEVEAVTLITIDIHTWLPPIVESFRQVADCQQLKLKLDISPGIPPLETDITDLERILTELLHNACKYTPSGGCISVSASATLETVKISVTNSGVEIPTVEQLRIFEPFYRIPQRDPWKYSGTGLGLALVKKLVKHLGAKIDVDSQADSTAFTLGLPTQLHNIMTR; this comes from the coding sequence ATGGAGATGAATTCATCAGAATTAATCGCAGATTTATCACAGTCTTGTTGGCAAGATGCAGAGGTTAGGATTGATGCACAACCATTCCATCCCCAGATGGATGATATTTATGGTGATGGGGAAGCATCTCTCTTCTTTGTGGTTGATGTTTTCGGAGATAGAGAATTTCGTTATCTAGGAATTGATACGAATCATGCCAGTTGGCGGAGTTTGAATACAGAAGAGGTACAGAATAAAACTCCAGAGGATATTTTTGCACCTATTGATGCTGCCCAGGTGAGACAACATTATTTAGATTGTGTCAGTCATGGACAAACTATTGTCTATGAAGAATGTTTGCGGTTGCAAGGAATGCTGACATGGTGGCAAACAACACTGACACCTTTACAGGATGAAAACTCACGTATTTATCGTTTGATTGGTAGTAGTGTTGATATTACCCAGAGTAAGCAAACTTCTAAAGCACAATTACAGCAACAAATTTACTTGTGGCAGAGAAGCCATAAATATACAGAACATCTCAGTAATATTATTGAAGTTCTTCGCGATAATTTAGATGTAAATCAGGCTTTATCTATAGTTCTGCAACAGCTAGCTCAGTTATTCACAGGAGAAAGGTGTTACATCGAACTATACGACAGGGCTATGAGTCAAGTGGCGATCGCCTACGAATATAGCAAGATTTCTTCCCCCAACCCAGAAACCCCGAAAACCATTGGTGACTTTGCAGATATTTATCAACCACTGTTACAAAAAAAACCTTTACAACTCAGGGAGGTGTTACGTAATTGGCATCCCCAAGTTTTAATCGTCAATCAACTAGCTTGTCCCATTTTCGATGCTCAGGGAATGATTGGTAATCTTTGGTTGGTGAGAAATACCCAAAAAGAGTGGGATATTACCGAAATTAATTTAGTGCAACAAGTCGCAAACCAATGCGCGATCGCTCTCCGCAAATCTGAATTTATGGCGATCGTCAAACATCAATCCCAGGAATTAGGAACCCTAGAGCATCTCAAAAACGAATTTCTCCGCACCCTTTCCCATGAATTACGTACTCCCATCACCAGCATTAGTTTAGCAGTACAAACTTTAGAAACTGTTCTCAGACACCAAGGGGTTTTAGAGCAAGATATTGTCCCCCAACTGTTACAAATTTTACATACCGAATGTCATCGAGAAAGTAAGCTCATCAATGATTTGCTGACTCTCACCTATTTAGAAGCGGAGGTAGAAGCAGTAACATTAATAACCATTGATATTCACACTTGGCTACCACCCATCGTTGAATCCTTCCGTCAAGTGGCAGACTGTCAGCAACTGAAATTAAAATTAGATATCTCCCCAGGAATACCACCCCTAGAGACGGATATTACAGATTTAGAACGTATTTTGACAGAATTACTCCACAACGCTTGCAAGTACACCCCATCTGGCGGGTGTATTTCTGTTTCAGCTAGTGCAACTCTGGAGACTGTGAAAATCTCGGTGACTAATTCTGGTGTGGAAATACCAACCGTCGAACAGTTACGAATTTTCGAGCCTTTCTATCGTATCCCCCAGCGTGACCCTTGGAAATATAGTGGTACTGGTTTAGGTTTAGCTTTGGTGAAAAAACTAGTTAAACATCTTGGGGCAAAAATTGACGTTGATAGCCAAGCAGATTCTACCGCCTTCACCCTGGGATTACCAACACAACTACACAATATCATGACGAGATAA
- a CDS encoding cellulase family glycosylhydrolase, which translates to MYSLLNVIIKKRGFYKILFIFSIITVIFLDGIFGLAYSQVTPAKTPLPITLPLSTRKAKIIDAQGKTILLRGVNWFGMETASHVPHGLWARDYKEMLAQIKSLGYNFIRLPYSVAGLRSSNISSVDFRIGSNKELEGKTPLEVMDAVIQAAAEQGLLILLDSHRLNDERIPELWYGDGFTETDWIDTWKMLAERYKNQANVIGADLKNEPHGKASWGTGNRLTDWRLAAEKAGNAILAINPHWLIVVEGVEKNVPQQKQQNYWHGGNLEGVKRFPVRLSRRHKLVYSPHEYGAGVYPMPYFSDKQFPKNLTQRWQIGFNYIASQNIAPILVGEFGGRQIDNNSPEGIWQNKFIKFIRQQHLSFAYWSWNPNSQDTGGILLENWQAIDEPKQQLISQLLPVKFTASPAPSPSPIPREASKPENNLSPRLPTPTSNSLKSLQVATNIYSDWQTGFCVNFQVKNASNKSIKKWQILFKMKQAAINNSWNGNFLQQKTNQYLVTPQSWAEVIDSQQQREMGFCANKLGSDYKPTQVEITGS; encoded by the coding sequence ATGTATTCCCTATTAAATGTAATCATCAAAAAAAGAGGATTTTATAAAATTCTCTTCATATTTTCTATCATTACAGTTATTTTCCTTGATGGCATATTTGGACTTGCTTATAGTCAAGTAACTCCAGCAAAAACGCCTCTACCAATCACCTTACCCCTTTCTACCCGTAAAGCCAAAATTATTGATGCCCAAGGAAAAACTATATTGCTTAGGGGAGTTAACTGGTTTGGAATGGAAACAGCATCCCATGTACCCCATGGCTTATGGGCAAGGGATTACAAAGAAATGTTGGCACAAATTAAAAGTTTAGGGTACAACTTCATCCGTTTACCTTATTCCGTTGCCGGATTACGTTCTTCCAATATATCAAGTGTTGATTTTCGCATTGGTAGCAACAAAGAACTTGAGGGCAAAACTCCATTAGAAGTCATGGATGCCGTAATTCAAGCAGCAGCAGAGCAAGGATTACTCATACTTTTAGATAGCCATCGTCTCAACGATGAACGTATCCCCGAATTATGGTACGGTGATGGTTTCACCGAAACAGATTGGATTGATACCTGGAAAATGCTCGCAGAAAGGTACAAAAATCAAGCAAATGTCATTGGTGCAGACTTAAAAAATGAACCCCATGGTAAAGCTAGCTGGGGTACAGGAAACCGACTCACGGATTGGCGACTAGCTGCGGAAAAAGCAGGAAATGCAATTTTGGCAATTAATCCCCATTGGTTAATCGTTGTTGAAGGAGTCGAAAAAAATGTTCCCCAACAAAAACAGCAGAATTATTGGCATGGAGGCAATTTAGAAGGAGTAAAAAGATTTCCTGTCAGATTATCCCGTCGCCATAAATTAGTTTATTCCCCCCATGAATACGGTGCCGGAGTCTATCCCATGCCCTATTTTAGTGATAAACAATTTCCCAAAAATTTAACCCAACGCTGGCAAATAGGCTTTAATTACATCGCCAGTCAAAATATTGCTCCCATCCTAGTAGGTGAATTTGGTGGTAGGCAAATAGATAATAATTCTCCAGAAGGGATTTGGCAAAATAAATTCATCAAATTTATCCGTCAGCAACACCTCAGCTTTGCCTACTGGAGTTGGAACCCTAACAGCCAAGATACTGGAGGAATTCTATTAGAAAATTGGCAAGCAATCGATGAGCCAAAACAACAGTTAATTTCCCAACTATTACCAGTTAAATTTACTGCATCACCTGCTCCATCCCCATCTCCAATTCCCAGAGAGGCATCTAAACCAGAAAATAATCTTTCTCCTCGCCTACCTACACCTACAAGCAATTCCCTAAAATCCCTACAAGTAGCTACAAATATTTATTCTGATTGGCAAACTGGATTTTGTGTGAATTTCCAAGTCAAAAATGCTAGCAATAAATCTATCAAAAAATGGCAAATTTTGTTTAAGATGAAGCAAGCAGCAATTAATAATTCTTGGAATGGTAATTTTCTGCAACAGAAGACAAATCAATATCTTGTCACACCTCAATCATGGGCAGAAGTAATTGACTCTCAACAACAACGAGAAATGGGTTTCTGTGCAAATAAGTTGGGTTCAGACTATAAACCAACCCAGGTAGAAATAACTGGCAGCTAA
- a CDS encoding DNA-directed RNA polymerase subunit gamma, whose product MRTAQNNQFDYVKIGLASPERIRQWGERTLPNGQVVGEVTKPETINYRTLKPEMDGLFCERIFGPAKDWECHCGKYKRVRHRGIVCERCGVEVTESRVRRHRMGYIKLAAPVAHVWYLKGIPSYIAILLDMPLRDVEQIVYFNSYVVLSPGNAETLSYKQLLSEDQWLEIEDQIYSEDSQLIGVEVGIGAEALLRLLADIQLEQEAETLREEIGNAKGQKRAKLIKRLRVIDNFIATGSKPEWMVMTVIPVIPPDLRPMVQLDGGRFATSDLNDLYRRVINRNNRLARLQEILAPEIIVRNEKRMLQEAVDALIDNGRRGRTVVGANNRPLKSLSDIIEGKQGRFRQNLLGKRVDYSGRSVIVVGPKLHIHQCGLPREMAIELFQPFVINRLIRSGMVNNIKAAKKLISRSDPSVWDVLEEVIEGHPVLLNRAPTLHRLGIQAFEPILVEGRAIQLHPLVCPAFNADFDGDQMAVHVPLSLESQAEARLLMLASNNILSPATGRPIVTPSQDMVLGAYYLTAENPGATKGAGRYFASLDDVIMAFEQQNVDLHAYIYVRFDGEVESPEPDTQVVEETKNEDGTVTKLYKYRRVREDSQGNLLSQYIRTTPGRVIYNKAIQEALAS is encoded by the coding sequence ATGAGAACTGCCCAAAATAATCAGTTTGACTATGTAAAAATTGGTTTGGCTTCCCCAGAAAGAATTCGTCAGTGGGGAGAGCGGACTTTACCTAATGGTCAGGTAGTCGGTGAAGTTACCAAGCCAGAGACAATTAACTACCGGACATTAAAGCCAGAGATGGATGGCTTGTTCTGTGAGCGGATTTTCGGTCCTGCAAAGGACTGGGAATGTCACTGTGGTAAGTATAAGAGAGTACGCCATCGTGGAATTGTCTGTGAGCGTTGTGGCGTAGAAGTGACAGAGTCACGGGTACGTCGTCACCGTATGGGTTACATCAAACTGGCAGCACCAGTCGCCCACGTTTGGTATCTCAAAGGGATTCCCAGCTATATTGCGATTCTCCTAGATATGCCCTTGCGGGATGTAGAACAAATAGTTTACTTCAACTCCTATGTGGTTCTCAGTCCTGGGAATGCAGAGACTTTAAGTTACAAGCAATTACTGAGCGAAGACCAGTGGTTAGAAATTGAAGACCAAATTTATAGCGAAGACTCCCAATTGATTGGAGTGGAAGTTGGTATTGGTGCAGAAGCGTTATTGCGTCTGCTGGCTGATATTCAACTGGAGCAAGAAGCAGAAACTCTGCGGGAAGAAATTGGCAACGCCAAAGGTCAAAAACGGGCGAAGTTAATTAAGCGGTTGCGGGTAATTGATAACTTCATTGCCACAGGTTCCAAACCAGAATGGATGGTGATGACAGTCATTCCTGTAATTCCTCCAGATTTACGTCCCATGGTGCAATTAGATGGGGGACGTTTTGCTACCAGTGATTTGAATGACTTGTATCGCCGGGTAATTAACCGGAATAATCGTCTAGCTCGCTTACAGGAAATTCTGGCGCCAGAGATTATTGTCCGCAACGAGAAGCGGATGTTGCAAGAAGCAGTGGATGCTTTGATTGATAATGGTCGTCGAGGACGAACTGTAGTTGGAGCAAATAATCGTCCTTTAAAATCCCTGTCTGACATTATTGAAGGGAAACAGGGGCGGTTCCGGCAAAACCTCCTGGGTAAACGGGTAGACTACTCAGGGCGATCGGTAATTGTTGTCGGTCCAAAATTGCATATCCACCAGTGTGGTTTGCCTAGGGAAATGGCAATTGAATTATTCCAACCATTTGTGATTAATCGCTTGATTCGCAGTGGCATGGTGAATAATATCAAGGCTGCGAAAAAATTAATTTCCCGTTCTGACCCCAGTGTTTGGGATGTTTTGGAAGAAGTGATTGAAGGACACCCCGTGTTACTCAACCGGGCACCCACCCTGCACCGTTTAGGGATACAAGCGTTTGAGCCTATTTTGGTGGAAGGGCGAGCCATTCAATTACATCCCCTAGTTTGTCCAGCATTTAACGCTGACTTTGACGGAGACCAAATGGCGGTACACGTACCCCTATCCTTGGAATCCCAGGCAGAAGCCCGTTTGTTAATGCTGGCATCCAATAATATTCTCTCCCCAGCGACAGGTAGACCAATTGTCACACCCAGCCAAGATATGGTGTTAGGAGCATATTACCTGACAGCCGAAAATCCTGGGGCAACAAAAGGCGCAGGTCGGTACTTCGCTTCTCTAGACGATGTGATTATGGCGTTCGAGCAACAAAATGTTGATTTGCACGCCTATATTTACGTGCGATTCGATGGAGAAGTTGAATCTCCAGAACCAGACACCCAAGTTGTGGAAGAAACCAAAAACGAAGATGGTACCGTCACCAAGCTGTACAAATACCGTCGCGTTAGGGAAGACAGTCAAGGAAATCTTCTTTCTCAGTATATTCGCACTACACCAGGTCGCGTAATTTACAACAAAGCGATTCAGGAAGCACTAGCAAGTTAG